The genomic segment TGAACAGCGTGTAGACAAGCATTGGCAGATGCCGCTGGAATCCCATATCGGCTTTGAAATGATTTTTATTCAGGAGGGCGCGCAGGAAACGGTCATTGGCGAAAGCAAATATCAGCTGGGCGCCGGCGACTTTCTGCTTATCCCGCCCGGCTTTAAGCATAAGAGCCGCTGCATTTCGGAGGAAGGCATGGCTTATTTTTGCGCCCACTTTAATGTGGACGATCCGGCTTTTCGCCAAGAAATGATTCGAAATGGCCGCCTGCTGTTCCCCGCTGGAAGCGCCGATCATGAGCGGCTGCTGCCTATTTTGAAGCAATGGATTGCGATGCTTAGGCGGGGAGGCGGCTATACGACGGCGGATCGCTTTCGGCTGCAGGCGGACTTGTTTGAGCTGTTCGGGCTATTAGTGGGCACGATCTGTTTGCCGGAGGAGGAGATGGCAGCTATGCCGCCAGCGTCAGTGCAATATGCCAAAGCGATTGCCGAGGCGATCAAGGGGAATTTTGACCCGCATCAGCTTCCAGGCGAGCCGGCGGCGGAGAGCGCTTTTTCTATTGAAGAGATTATGCGCTCACTCGGCATCAGCCCAGGCTATGGGCTTGAGGTATTTCGCAAAGTGTATGGCCTGTCGCCACGTCAGTTTTTATCTGAGCTCAAGCTGCAGGAGGCCAAGGTGCTCATTCGCCAGCCGGAGCTGTCGTTGAAGGAAATCGCGGTCCGTCTAGGCTATTCCCAGCTGTCGCATTTCAGCAGGCAATTCAAACGCTGGACCGGGATGAGCCCGCTCCATTACCGCCAGCAGCATTTTCAGCTGTAAAGGCTCGTCGCGATAACGGGATTAGCCTCCGTGTTTTGCCAGCCGGAATAGTCTCTCTTATGGGACTTCTCCTTTTTGGAGGACTGAGGTTCCGCTATTTTAGCTTTTTGTGTGATTTAAGTAGGTAGGTAGGCAGGAGATCCTTTATTGGTCTCATGATCTCGGCAAAACAGCGATTTGGCGATCATTAGGGGCTTCTGTGTCCGCGAGACATCTCCATGACCGTTGGCTAGAGTGAATAGCGGATTTGGTGTCCGCCAAAATAGGGGCCACCGAATTAAAGCTCGAAGAGCTTAGAATATGAAATAAGGCGCAGGGTTTTCGCTGCTGCGAAATCCCTGCGCCTTATTTGTTTTTTCTTATCTAATTACAATTGCAGCAAAGCTCCTTAGATGTATCCTGCTTTTGCAGTTCTTGCAGCTTTTGCACTTGCAAGCTCTACCCGTTCTACCCTAACAGTCCTTCCTGAAAGGCAACAACCTGATTATTCTTTGCCGACTCGTACGCGCCATCCAGCAATGAAACCGTATGCAAATTGTCAAACGCGCTATTTTCGGCTTCTACTCCTGTTTCCAGCCAGACGAGCAGCTGATTGAGGCCGTCAAATATCGCCTCCTCAATCGGCAGCGCATGCTCCCATGTATGCACAGGCTGCGGGTTCCAGTTCGGCTTCCCGCTCGGTTCGCGGCGATACAACCCGATCGTATTGGATGTCGTGCTGAGCACGCCTTCACTGCCAAGCACGACGAGGTCATTTTTATGAAACGGACTGGAGAAGCTTTGGGTAAAATGGGCGCGCACGCCGTTCTCAAACGTCATCAGCACGGTCGCATCCGTCTCCCCTAAACAATCGACCGCCTCCGAGGAGTAGGCGCTGCAATAAATGGAAGCCGCCTTGGCATCCGCGATTCGGCGCATACCGTCAAACCAATGAATCGCCATGACGGACAAGGCATGACGCTCCGTGTGTACTCGCCAGCCTGCATCCTGCCGATAAAACAAGGAATCAAATTGAATCGACTCCAGCCTGCCAATTGCGCCTGACTTGACCAGATCGCGAATAAAATCAAATTGATGATGCTTGCGAAAATTTTGATTAATGCATACCGGAACGTTCAGCTGCTTTGCAAGCTCCGCTATTTGCTGGGCTTCGGCAAAGGTGTCGGCGAAAGGCTTTTCCAGAAATACCGGAATGCCTGCTTCCAGCAGCGGCCGCATAATGCTTCCGCGTATCGTCGAAGGTGTACAAACTACTGCGGCATCTAGCCCGCTATGCGCCAGCATTTCCGCAAGGTCCGTGTATCTCCCCGCAATGCCGAACTCATCCGCCCGCTCCTGAACGGCTGCTTCGCTTGGGTCGCAAATCGCAACGACTTCCACGCGGTCCTGATGATTGGCATAACCTCTCAAATGCAGCCGCGTGACAGCTCCCGCGCCGACAAATCCAATTTTATATTTTTTCATCCCGCCACTCTCCCAATACCTGATTTCATGAACGGCAAGCATTGCTGCATGCCCGTCACTATGTCACCGCCGCTTTCCTCATCCGCCGACATCCAGCCCGCATAGCCTATGCGCTTCACTTCCGCCATAATCGGCTGAAAGTCAATCGAGCCCTCTCCTAATATCCGATATTCGCCAGCCGCAAAATCCTTCATATGAAAATTATTAATAAATGGCGCAAAGCTGCGAATGACCTCCGCCACATCGGAAATGCCTGACTTCACCAGATGCGCCGTATCAACCGTCAGTCCAACCCCGTCCTCCGGCCGCAGCCCGCTGAAAAATATATCAAAATCCGCCCGGTGCATCACCGGCTGATCATAATGATGATGCAGCGACAGCTTGAGTCCGCTGTCTTGCGCCTCCTTGCCCAGCTCCGCGAACAGACGCGCAAAGCCAGCGATAGCTTCCTTTTCCAGCCCCGTCCTTGGGACGCTGTGGCAGTAGACAATTAGCTCCGTGCCCACCTGCTTCCCAAAGCGGAAAATACGGCGCAGCTCATCCTTGCTGTCGTCGCTAAGCAGCGTACCTCCCGTAATAAGCGCGGATGCGAGGCCCGGCGGCTGTCCCCAGCGTTCCATAAACCGCCCAGGCTCCTGCACGTCCGGCATATATTGATTCCATTTGAGCTGCAAACCCTCGTAGCCCGCCGCTTGATAGCCATGAATTAATGCCGTCTCTTCCTCTGCCCCTGCCGTCGGCCGGGAAAAAGCATACCGGATTCCCACTTATCGTCCTCCCTGCTTTCTGCTTTCTGCTTTCTACGTTCTTCATTCTGCGTTGTGCCTCCTGCTTGAGCGAGCCTGTGTGTGTCCATCCTTGATCGCCCAACGCTCGAAAGGCCGCCTTACTCGCCCACCGTTTGCCGATCGACTGCGGAATACGCAATGATCATCCGGCACGGCTCCCAGCCAGTTACCTTGGCATGATGCAGCACATTTTGCGGAATGCGCAGTGCCATGCCTGGCTTCAGATGATACGTTTCATCCCCCAGCGAATGCTCGCATTCGCCCGACAGCACAAAAATAATTTCCTCGCAGTTCGGATGCCGATGGCGTCCGTTTTCCTCGCCTGCGTTAATGTAAACCTGCCCAAATGTCATTTGGCCCTCAGGATCGATTTCTTGGCCGTACAACCACGATATTTTGCCCCAGCCCATATCCAGCACGTGCTGCTCCTCATTCAAATCCGCCGCTTTAACCATTTTGTCCCTCCTTGTTTCGCTCAGCCTTCAATACGTAAATTTTTCAACTTCTCAATTCTGCAAACTTAAAATTTTAATGCTTCATTGTTCCAAGCACTTAGCCTTAGGTGATTGCAGGTTTATTTTAATTCAACTAAGTTGAATTATCAACAACTTTATTGAACCGTTTTCAACTCAGTCCTTTTATGATACGATAGAAAGCAAGTATGACAAATAAAGGTGTGTGACTGATGAGCCTCGGCAAAAGAATCCGGCTGATCCGCATGGAACAGAAGCGGACGCAGGAAGAAATCGCAAAACAGTGCGGCTTTACGAAGAGTCTCCTGTCCAAAATTGAAAACGATCTATCCGCTCCTCCGGTTGCGACACTGATGAAAATTGCCGGAGCTTTAGGCGTCCGCGTGTCCGACCTGATTGAAGAGCAGAGCGCCAATGCGACCGTGTTCAATTCCAGTCGGCAGTACAGCGATAAAGACAGCTGGCTCCGGACAGACAGAGGGTATTCCTTCTACGCGTTTGCCAGCGAGCGCAGAGACAAGCTGGTCCAGCCTTATTTGATTACGGCCCGCAAAGGCGAGGTCAAGCCGCACGGCTTCTCCCATGAGGGCGAGGAATTTATTTATATGATCAGCGGCGAGATGACGTATAAGGTTGGTGCGACTGAATATTCGCTGCATCCGGGGGATACGCTTTATTTCAATTCGCTGGAGGAGCATCTCCTCTGCCCCGTATCGGACGAAGTGACGTACATGGCTATCTTTACGCAAAAATCACTGGAGCAATAACGGCTGCGGCCAGCGATGAGCATTTATTTTTTCAACGAAAGCGGAGGAATCAGGGTATGAAATACAGACGCATCGGTTCAAGCGGCATTAAAGTAAGCGAAATCGGTCTTGGAAGCTGGCTCACTTATGGAACAGCTACCGAGCAGCAAGCGGCTGACGCTTGCATTCAGCAAGCCTTTGAAAGCGGCATTAATTTCTTCGACACTTCCAATGCCTATAATCGCGGCGAAGGCGAGCGGGCGCTCGGCGCTGCCCTGCGGCCTTTCGAGCGCGCAAGCTACGTGCTTTCCACGAAGGTCTTTTTCAATATGGGTGACGGCCCCAATGATGGCGGCTTATCGCGCAAGCATATTATGGAGCAGTGCGATGCCAGCTTGAAACGTCTGGGCACAGACTATATTGATATTTATTTTTGCCATCGCTATGATCAGAATGCTCCGCTGGAAGAAACGCTGCGGGCGCTGGACGATTTGACCGCGCAGGGCAAAATTTTGTATTCCGCTGTCTCCGAATGGAGCGCCGCTCAAATCGCTGATGCGACTGGCATTGCGAAGCGGCTGAATTTGCGCCCGCTTATTTCCAACCAGCCGATCTACAATATGTTTGAGCGATATATTGAGCAGGAGGTCATCCCTGTCAGCGAGCGGGAAGGCATCGGCCAGATCGTCTTTTCGCCGCTGGCGCAAGGCATCCTGACCGGAAAGTACAGAAAAGGCCAGCAACTGCCTACAGATAGCCGCGCTGCCAATGATTCGATCAACCATGTGCTGAAAAGCTATTTGCGCGACGATGTGCTTGACTGCGTAGAACAGCTTGACGGGCTGGCTAGCCAGCTTGGCGTCTCCATTTCCCAGCTGGCGCTGGCTTGGGTGCTTCGCTTGCCGGGCATCAGCTCCGCGCTGATTGGCGCGAGCCGTCCACAGCAAATCGTCGAAAACGTCAAAGCTGTCGAGCTGGAGCTTTCGGCAGATGTAATTCAGGAAATCGAAGGCATTTTGGAGCAAGTGAAGCATTTCGCGCCGCTTAGGTAATAGCTGCGAGCGCTAAATTATGCATCTGGCTGTCTATTTTCAATGAAAAAACCCCTCTCCTTGATCGAGCAGCGTTCGGCTTGCCGGAACTGCTTTTGTTCAGGAGAGGGGCTTTTTTTTCGCCTAAAAGTTAGGAAATATCGTGCTTGATTCTCATTCTAGCCCCGCCGCAAGCTTCGGCGCTTAACGGTCAGGATCGATTCCTTTTGTTTCTTTACCCAGAAAAGCAACCGCCAGTGCACCGCATACGATCGCCACAAAGAAAATGATGAATACCGTTTGAATCGATGTGCCGCCTGCCACGAGCATCCCTACCATGTAGGGGCCGATGATGCCGCCGATCCGGCCAAACGAAGCGGCAAAGCCTGCTCCCGTTGCCCGAACCGCCGTCGGATATTGCTCTGGCGTGTAAGCGTACATCGCTCCCCAAGCGCCAAGGTTGAAGAAGGACAGGCAAGCTCCGGCAGCAAGCAGCATGCCTTCTGTCGTCGCGCTGCCGAACCAGATGGCGCTTACCGCCGTCAGCAGCAAATAGGTGACCAGCACAAATTTGCGTCCCAGCTTCTCGATGAAATAAGCCGCCGTAAAATAGCCCGGAAGCTGCGCAAGTGTAATGAGCAGCACATATTGAAAGCTTTTGACCAGTCCGAAGCCTTTCAGCACCATGACGGTCGGCAGCCACAGAAACATGCCGTAATACGAGAAGACGACCGTCAGCCATAGCAGCCACAGCATAATGGTCGAGCGGCGATGCTTCGGTGACCAAATCGCCGCAAGCCGCTGGCGCAGCGGCAAAACATTCCCCTTTTGCGCCACATAACGCGGTGAATCCTCTATGGCTCTGCGCAAATACAGCGCATACAGCGCCGGAACCGCTCCAATAATAAACGCCGCTCGCCAGCCATAGGCCGGTATAACAAAATACGAGACGAGCGCAGCGACAATCCAGCCGCCTGCCCAGAAGCTTTCCAGCAGCACGATTGCTCTGCCTCTATCCTTCACGGGAACCGACTCGGATACGAGCGTCGAAGCGACGGGCAACTCGCCGCCCAGTCCAAAGCCGCCGGCGAAACGCAAGAGGCACAGCACGGTAAAGGTGCCCGCCAGCGCCGACAAGCCGCTTGCTGCCGAGAAAATCAGCAGCGTCCACAGCAAAATCGTCCGGCGTCCGTACCGATCCGCCAGCGCACCCGCCGCTGCCGCGCCCACCGCCATGCCAATGGAATTAATTGCAGTCAGCTGTCCGATCTGCTCGGTGCCAAGCCCCCATTCTACGCTTAGCGCAGCCACGATAAAGGACAGCATGCCGACGTCCATCGCGTCGAACATCCAACTGAGCCCAGCGCTGAACAGCAATTTGCGTTGTTTTTTGTCTTGCAGCAATGATGCCTGTTTCATTTTGTTCTAACTCCTTATGTAAGCATGTGATTTATTTATCATCGCATCTTCTCACCTTTTGGACAAGCTTCATTATTATAACCGCCCCCGCAAAACGCTAGCCCCTGTCCCTTCCCGAAGCAAAGCCCAAGCTGGTCGAAATTACCTGCCCAAGAAACCTTGCATAGAGAACATACATTCGGTATATAATACAGAATACGAATAAACGTTCGCGTCATGGTGGTGTAGCTATGAGTGTCCATTCAATCATCGAAACGGAAGAGGATCTGCAAATTATTAAAAAATATACTTTGCTGCCGATTCTTCTCGATATGTTAGCTAGAGACATCAACGAATTAAAAATGCATCGAAATAAAATCATTTATAATCATATCCTTTTTTATCTCAATGAAATGGAGCAAAGCATCTATCTTGAACTGCAAAGCATTAAGAAAAAGATGAAAGCGCGGAATATTAAAGCGTTAAACACCGAGATGAATGCGCGGGGGGTCCATGTTGAATATAAAGTTCGCGGTTATATCCACCATTTCACCATGCTGAGAAGCTTAGTGAAAGCCGAGCTAATGACCATGCTGATGAATATGCGGAGGCGGTTGGAATGAGGGAAACAGCTGAAAGAGTTATATTGCTCGCAGATTGTCAAAGTTTTTACGCAAGTATTGAAAAAGCCAGTCATCCGGAGTGTAAAAATAAACCCGTTGTTGTAGCCGGCTCTGTTGAGCGCCGCTCAGGCATTATTTTAGCGGCTTGCCCCATTGCCAAGCAATACGGCATCACGACAGCCGAGCGGCTCGGAATCGCGTTAAATAAATGCCCGGAGCTCGTCGTCCTGCGTCCCCGCATGCAGCATTATATCGATGCCTCCCTGATGATTACGGGCATTTATGAGGAATTTACGAATCTGGTTGAAATCTTTAGCATTGATGAGCAGTTTCTGGACATTACGGCAAGCATTCCTCTTTTCGGAGACCCTGTTACGATAGCTAAAGCCCTTCAACAGAAGGTTCTCCTGCAAACAGGCGTATGGATTAGGGTAGGCATAAGCTCCAATAAAATGCTCGCTAAAATGGCGACCGACATCTGGGCAAAAAAGAACGAGGACGGCATCTTTACGCTGCCTAAGACAGATCTCGAAGCTTTGCTGTGGCCGCAGCCGGTCCATAAAATGTTTGGAGTCGGCTCACGCATGACCACCCATTTCACCCGTCTTGGCATGCATACGATAGGCGATATTGCCAAAACGCCTCTGCCGCGCCTTAAGGACCAGTTTCGCTTTCGCTTTGGCAAGCAATCCGATATTCATGCCGAGGTGCTGTGGCGAACGGCCAACGGCATCGATGATAGCCCGGTAACGCCTGGAACATTCAACACCCCGCCAAAATCGGTTGGCCATATGATGACTTTGCCAAGAGATTATATGGAGCCATGGGAGGTGGATACCGTTTTATTAGAGCTGACCGAGGAAGTTTGCCGTGATTGCCGCCGCAAAAAATATATGGGCCATGTCGTTACGGTCAACTGCATGTGCAGCCCCTACGAAGCGCCCACTGGATTTTCGCGCCAAATGAAGCTGCTGGACCCCACTAACCACACCAAAACGGTTTTTGAAGCGGTGAAGCAGCTGTTTTATAAATTTTGGGATGGCATGCCTGTGCGCCGGGTCGGTGTGACCATCAGCCAGCTCATGGACGATCAAAACTATCAGCTCACCCTCTTTGAGGATCAGATTAAGCTTAGAGCGCTGGAGAAAGTGACAGACGGCATCAAAAATCGATACGGAAGCACCGCAATTGTAAGAGCTTCATCCCTTACTGCCGCAGGGCAAGCAGCGGATAGGTCCATAAAAATCGGGGGGCACTACAAATGAGCAAAAAACTTGAAAAAAACGGGCTCTGGGAATCTAGCCGAATGATGCTTCCACAGCATAAGGAGGCTTTTCAGAACAGGTTCCAAAAGCAAGCTCTTCAGCCTGTTCATCCAACAGCAGAAGAGATTCATATGATGAAGGATTATGTGCTGCTGCCGATCATGCATGCGATCATCGTCAAAAAAGCCCGCGAGGCAGAGCAATCCTCAGAAATGCTAAGACTGCTCTATTCTAAAGCGGCCCAATTGCTGGCTAAAAATGTTCATGACGACTTAACCCAATTAAAGAAAGGATTGACGGAGAAAAGCATCCGCGTTTTTGAAGAGGAGAAAAATCATCAAGAGGCCCGTTACCGCTATATTTGCCGGGAATATGAAGATCATTTCACCATCACCAGAGACTACATGCGTGCCGAGATAAGCATTCGAATAGGACGTTATGTGGACGGCCTTGTGGCAATCATTACAAGTGCTGGAAGGACGAAAGGATGATTGGATAGATAGATGCCGGCTCGATTTGATTCAGCAGCACGCCTCTACAATCGTTCATCAGAAAGGACCACCGGGCAGCAGCCTGCCGCAGTGGTCCCCGCTTTTACCCTTTAATCGAACCGATCATAACGCCCTTCTCAAAATATTTCTGCAAAAACGGATACAGCACTAAAATCGGCAGCGTAGACACGATAATGACGCCATATTTAATCTGATCTGCATATTTCTGCGCGTAGCCGCCAGAGTCGCCGCCTGTCCCCGCCCCGCTTGCAAACACTTGGTTCGATAATAAAATGTCGCGAAGAATAATTTGCAGCGGCTTCAGCTCGTTGTCGCGAATGTAAATAAGCGCAGTGAAAAAATCATTCCAGTGCCCGACCAAATAATACAGGCCGATGACGGAGATCAAAGCTTTGGACAGCGGCAGCGCCACCTTGACGAAATAGACAAAATGCGAGCAGCCATCCATTGCAGCCGCCTCGTAAAGCTCCGAAGGAAGCGTCGATTCAAAAAAAGTACGGGCGATAATTAAATAAAATACGTTAACGCTAAACGGTACGATAAATACCCAAGGCGTATTCGTTAGATGCAGATCCTTCATCAGCAAATAAGTCGGAATGAGCCCGCCATTGAAAAACATCGTAAACACAAACGCAAACATAATGTATTTTCTCGCCTTAAACTCCTTGCGTGACAGCACGTAGGCAGCAGGCAGCGTGAACAGCAAATTGACTAATGTGCCCACGGATGTGTAAAACAGCGTATTGCGGTAGCCGGTCCATATGCGTTCATCCTTGAAAATCTCCCCGTAGCCGAAGAAGCTCGTTCCCTTGGGGAACAGCAGCACTTTACCGGTTGAGACGAGTGTCGAGTCGCTTACCGACGCAATAATAATAAAATAAAGCGGGTAAGCAACCGTCAGGAATATAACGGCACAGACGATGACTAGCACGATTCTAAACAAAATTTCACCGCCGCCAAGACACGGGCGTATTCTTTCCATTGCAGTGCCTCCTTCCGCCGTAGGCTAGAACAGACTTGTGTCGGACACACGTCTGGAGATGGCGTTCATCGTATACAGGAATATAAAATTAATGAGCGTATTAAACAAGCCGATAGCTGATGCATAGCTGAATTGATTGGACACGATCCCCATTTTGTAGACATAGGTCGCAATCACTTCGGATACGGGCAAGTTCAATGCATTTTGCATCAAAAATATTTTTTCGAAGCCCGTGCTCAAAATGCCTCCCATGCTTAAAATGAACAAAATGACGATCGTCGGCATCAGCGCCGGGAAATCGATATAACGTATCGTCTGCCAGCGGTTTGCTCCGTCTATTTTGGACGAATCATAGAGCTGGGGATCGACACTTGAGAGCGCTGCCAAATAAATAATGCTGTTCCAGCCGCAATGCTGCCAAATATCCGAAATGACATAGGTAGGTATAAAGGTATTGCTTGAGGCCAGCAAATTGATATGCCCCAGCCCAATCGCTTTCATCAAATGGCCGACGATGCCGGTCTCAGGGGAAAGCAGCACGTTCAACATGCCTACCAGCACGATGACCGAAATAAAATGCGGCAAATAGACGGTCGTCTGCATCATATTTTTGAACGCTTTCCGGCGGATCTGGTTGAGCACCAGCGCGAGAATAATTGGAGCGGGAAACCCGATAATAATGGTCGCCAGGCTGATCAAAAACGTATTTCGCATCAGATCGCTGAACAGATAGCTTTCGATAAACTGCTGAAAGTAGAATAATCCCTTCCACTCTCCGCCAGTCAGCCCTTTGCTGAAATCGTAATCGCGAAAGGCTAACTGTACGCCATACATCGGAATATAGTTGAAGATAAAAATAGTGGCAAGCGCCGGCAAAATCATCAGCCATAGCTGATAGTCACGCTTGACGGTGCCGAGCTTCGCTGCTGTACGCATCGCCGCGCCTCCTTTCATGAATAAACCTGCACTACAGCCTCCGCTACAGCTTGCTTACAAATTCATCGTAGTACTTCTGCATAATTTCAACATTTTTATCCAGGCCGGCTTTCTGGCTTTCCTTCACATAAGCATCCCATTCCGCCTCGATTCCGCCTTTCGTAACCCATTTGGCGAACGTGGTATTGGCCAGATTCATAATGTTCGTATTGTTTAAGCTCATCGCATTGTTGTCTTCATTCGTATATTTAACAAAGGTGCCCGGATAAATATCGATCTGGGAATCTACTTGCGCAAGTGCCTCTTTAAGCGGCTCCGACTGGGTCAGCACCTCCTGCATATCCTTGCCGAGCGTCAAGTCGATCGAATCCGAAATATAGAAAGCGCCATTATCTGCCCAAGTGGACGTCCATTTCCAAGTGCCAGGGTCCATCTTCGCATCCTTTGGTGGAAGCACCGCATAGGAGCCATTGCCCTTGTCCTCAATGTTAGGGCCAATCGAGCCGAACAGCACTTGAATGCCAATTTCCGGCTTATACAGCTCATTAATGAAGCGCATAGCTGCTTCCTTGTTTTTCGTTTTGGCGGACATCACAATATTATTGGCGCCATAATTCAGCGTATAGCTGTCATAGCTCCAGGATACTGGGCCCGAATAGCTGGAAGAGGATTTAAGCGGCGACATCGACGCATACTGCGGAGCAAGCTGCTCTCCGAACCGGTCCGATGCTACCCAGCCCCACGTAAAGCCAACTTTGGCTATATCCCCTTCCCCGCGGGCAACAGCCTGCAGCTTCGTATAATCGTGAGTGAACACCTCAGGGTTAATGAGCCCTGCCTTGTATAGCTTGTTCAGGAACATAACGAGCTCCTTGTAGCGAGCATCAGTCAGGAAATTTTTCACCTTGCCGTCCTCAACAAAGTAGCCTTGCCCGCTTACATCGGAGGACAGCTTAATGCCCATGCCGCCTAGAAGCACAGCTGGATTAAAGAAGCCGCCGATTCCGCCCGACCAGTCCATCGGAATTTCATCATTAGGATCTCCGTTGCCGTTCGCATCCTTCTCCTTGAAAGCTACCAGCACATCATACAGCTCATCCCATGTTGTAGGCATCTCTAGGCCAAGATTGTCCAGCCAAGTCTGATTAATATATTGTCTGTTAACCGTATCCGGCCAAAATCGCTGATACTTCGCAAGTCCATAAATTTGACCATCGCGCTGTGTGGAAATTTGTTTGGTTTCCGGTTTCTCTTCGAACATTTTCTGAACATTGGGAGCGCCTTCAATTAACTCGCTCATGTCCTGAAACAATCCTTTGAATTGGGCAAAATCAGCATCTGTAATCACATTCGGGCCAACGAATAAATCTGGAACATCACCGCTGGCGAGCATCGTTCCTTTCTTTTGCCCCCAATCCGCAGTTATTTCTTGCCACTGGATGTCTACGCCAGCCGCTTCCTCAATCTGCTGAAGCCATTCCATCTCGGCAAGCGGCTTCGTTAATGGATGCTTGACGATAACGCCAGTCAGCTTAACCTTCGAGCCGCTTTGCCCGGCACTTCCGCCCGGGTCGCTTGCGCTGCCTTCATTAGAGCCGGAACATGCCGCCAAGAGCGTCGTCCCGGCCACCAACAATGACAACATCGTAATGATCTGCTTCTTCATGTGCATTCTCCCCCGATATACATTTAGTCTGCCGATCTGTTGTTTCTGCTTGCTCGCTGTTAAAGGGAGCAAGCCTGCTGCCTGTATCTGCTCGGCTCCCTTACTCTAACCGTTCTGACACAAAGCTGTATACAAACAGTTTTTGACCGATCAGCACTTTTTGAAAACGCTTTATATTCGGTTTTGCAAGCGATTTCATTCAAGGAATAACCTCTCTTTGAAAAATTGCATATGCTCAAAAAGTGTACGTTCTGCATAAAACAAGCGACTGCGCCAGGCTGCTTAACCTGAACGTGCAATTTAAAAAAAGCTGCCACCATGCCCGAACGGCATAGCAGCAGCTTGATTACGCTTACTTGCAAGAGTCCCGGTATTGGCCGGGAGTTGTTCCAACCATTTTTTTGAACGATCGAATAAAGCTCGATGTGTTGGAATAGCCTGTCTGCTGTGCGATAGAGTCCAGCGTCCCTCCTGTGCTCCGCAGCAATTGGATCGACTTCTGAATGCGCAGCCTGTCGATATATTCTTTAAAGTTATGTCCGATTGTTTTTTTAAAATGATAGCTGAAGCCTGACTGCGACATGCTGAAATGGTCGGCGAACATTTGCAATGAAAAATTAGAGTCAAAGCCCTTTTGCTCAATGACCGCCAAAATTTCCTCTTGGGTTGCAGTACGGGCGGCAGGCAGCGTCTCGCGAATAATATCGCATAGCTTGCCGCAGCTTTCTCGCATAATGCCCACCATCTGCTCAATCGTATAACGGTGCGAAAAGGCGGCATCCGTAAGCCTGAGCAAATTGCCATCATCCTGATGGAACCTTTGCAGCCCGCTCAAAATAACGCTGATCGTATTCGAATAGACCGTTCTGATCATATGTGGCGGCATGCCGCTGCTTGCCAGATAGTCAATGATTTTCTCAAGCACGGATTGTACGATGTTAGGCTCGTTTTTGAGAATCGCCATTTCCAGAGATTGCAGCAGCTCGGCAAAATAAGATACCATCCCATTTGGCGAAATTTCGATTTCGCCAAACTCCAGCAGCTCATCCTGCTGGCGAATACGCAAATATTCAGCAGCACGCACCGCCTGCAAATAGGACAAATGCACGCCTTCCGGCGACAACCCGCTCTTAGCCAAGCCGATGCCGACCAGCATCTCCCGCCCCAG from the Paenibacillus sp. BIHB 4019 genome contains:
- a CDS encoding carbohydrate ABC transporter permease gives rise to the protein MERIRPCLGGGEILFRIVLVIVCAVIFLTVAYPLYFIIIASVSDSTLVSTGKVLLFPKGTSFFGYGEIFKDERIWTGYRNTLFYTSVGTLVNLLFTLPAAYVLSRKEFKARKYIMFAFVFTMFFNGGLIPTYLLMKDLHLTNTPWVFIVPFSVNVFYLIIARTFFESTLPSELYEAAAMDGCSHFVYFVKVALPLSKALISVIGLYYLVGHWNDFFTALIYIRDNELKPLQIILRDILLSNQVFASGAGTGGDSGGYAQKYADQIKYGVIIVSTLPILVLYPFLQKYFEKGVMIGSIKG
- a CDS encoding DNA polymerase IV translates to MRETAERVILLADCQSFYASIEKASHPECKNKPVVVAGSVERRSGIILAACPIAKQYGITTAERLGIALNKCPELVVLRPRMQHYIDASLMITGIYEEFTNLVEIFSIDEQFLDITASIPLFGDPVTIAKALQQKVLLQTGVWIRVGISSNKMLAKMATDIWAKKNEDGIFTLPKTDLEALLWPQPVHKMFGVGSRMTTHFTRLGMHTIGDIAKTPLPRLKDQFRFRFGKQSDIHAEVLWRTANGIDDSPVTPGTFNTPPKSVGHMMTLPRDYMEPWEVDTVLLELTEEVCRDCRRKKYMGHVVTVNCMCSPYEAPTGFSRQMKLLDPTNHTKTVFEAVKQLFYKFWDGMPVRRVGVTISQLMDDQNYQLTLFEDQIKLRALEKVTDGIKNRYGSTAIVRASSLTAAGQAADRSIKIGGHYK
- a CDS encoding ABC transporter permease subunit, which gives rise to MRTAAKLGTVKRDYQLWLMILPALATIFIFNYIPMYGVQLAFRDYDFSKGLTGGEWKGLFYFQQFIESYLFSDLMRNTFLISLATIIIGFPAPIILALVLNQIRRKAFKNMMQTTVYLPHFISVIVLVGMLNVLLSPETGIVGHLMKAIGLGHINLLASSNTFIPTYVISDIWQHCGWNSIIYLAALSSVDPQLYDSSKIDGANRWQTIRYIDFPALMPTIVILFILSMGGILSTGFEKIFLMQNALNLPVSEVIATYVYKMGIVSNQFSYASAIGLFNTLINFIFLYTMNAISRRVSDTSLF
- a CDS encoding extracellular solute-binding protein, with translation MKKQIITMLSLLVAGTTLLAACSGSNEGSASDPGGSAGQSGSKVKLTGVIVKHPLTKPLAEMEWLQQIEEAAGVDIQWQEITADWGQKKGTMLASGDVPDLFVGPNVITDADFAQFKGLFQDMSELIEGAPNVQKMFEEKPETKQISTQRDGQIYGLAKYQRFWPDTVNRQYINQTWLDNLGLEMPTTWDELYDVLVAFKEKDANGNGDPNDEIPMDWSGGIGGFFNPAVLLGGMGIKLSSDVSGQGYFVEDGKVKNFLTDARYKELVMFLNKLYKAGLINPEVFTHDYTKLQAVARGEGDIAKVGFTWGWVASDRFGEQLAPQYASMSPLKSSSSYSGPVSWSYDSYTLNYGANNIVMSAKTKNKEAAMRFINELYKPEIGIQVLFGSIGPNIEDKGNGSYAVLPPKDAKMDPGTWKWTSTWADNGAFYISDSIDLTLGKDMQEVLTQSEPLKEALAQVDSQIDIYPGTFVKYTNEDNNAMSLNNTNIMNLANTTFAKWVTKGGIEAEWDAYVKESQKAGLDKNVEIMQKYYDEFVSKL
- a CDS encoding MFS transporter, with the protein product MKQASLLQDKKQRKLLFSAGLSWMFDAMDVGMLSFIVAALSVEWGLGTEQIGQLTAINSIGMAVGAAAAGALADRYGRRTILLWTLLIFSAASGLSALAGTFTVLCLLRFAGGFGLGGELPVASTLVSESVPVKDRGRAIVLLESFWAGGWIVAALVSYFVIPAYGWRAAFIIGAVPALYALYLRRAIEDSPRYVAQKGNVLPLRQRLAAIWSPKHRRSTIMLWLLWLTVVFSYYGMFLWLPTVMVLKGFGLVKSFQYVLLITLAQLPGYFTAAYFIEKLGRKFVLVTYLLLTAVSAIWFGSATTEGMLLAAGACLSFFNLGAWGAMYAYTPEQYPTAVRATGAGFAASFGRIGGIIGPYMVGMLVAGGTSIQTVFIIFFVAIVCGALAVAFLGKETKGIDPDR